A window from Gemmatimonadaceae bacterium encodes these proteins:
- a CDS encoding phosphatase PAP2 family protein, which produces MSSAPHERRTAIETGPDTRRHFRRLWDVAFIVLRFIARHAHNAYATFGIFVLIGAAIAIAGTWGFAELAGHVSSGGTQAFDDTILQWLGQHRTKSLDAFMLDITSLGTSSVVAMVVGVAALFLWLNQHKHSAILLLVSTAGGVLLNNLLKLGFARPRPDIISWVTTATFYSFPSGHAMSATVVYSTVAYLAGRLQRTHRARVAVALVAALVIAIICLSRLYLGVHYPSDVLAGIIIGLAWAGFCMATLEVIQLYARRNAPEMLEEEHPAPLAEG; this is translated from the coding sequence ATGAGCTCCGCTCCTCACGAACGTCGCACGGCCATCGAGACCGGGCCGGACACTCGCCGCCATTTCCGCAGGCTCTGGGATGTTGCGTTCATCGTGCTGCGCTTCATTGCGAGGCACGCGCACAACGCGTACGCAACCTTCGGTATTTTCGTGCTGATCGGCGCCGCGATCGCGATCGCCGGCACGTGGGGATTCGCCGAGCTCGCCGGACACGTCAGCTCCGGCGGCACACAGGCCTTCGACGACACCATCCTGCAATGGCTTGGACAGCACCGTACCAAGTCACTCGACGCCTTCATGCTCGACATCACGTCACTCGGGACGAGCTCCGTCGTCGCGATGGTCGTCGGCGTCGCGGCGCTCTTCCTCTGGCTCAATCAGCACAAGCACTCGGCGATCTTGCTGCTCGTCTCGACCGCCGGCGGCGTGCTACTCAACAACTTGCTCAAGCTGGGCTTCGCCCGTCCACGGCCCGACATCATTTCGTGGGTAACCACGGCGACGTTCTATTCCTTCCCTTCCGGCCACGCGATGAGCGCGACGGTCGTGTACAGCACCGTCGCCTATCTTGCCGGCCGCCTCCAGCGCACGCATCGGGCTCGGGTCGCGGTCGCTCTCGTGGCGGCACTCGTCATCGCGATCATCTGCCTCAGCCGCCTCTACCTCGGCGTTCATTATCCGTCCGACGTTCTCGCGGGGATCATCATCGGCCTCGCCTGGGCCGGCTTCTGTATGGCGACGCTCGAGGTCATCCAACTCTACGCCCGGCGCAACGCCCCGGAGATGCTCGAGGAAGAGCACCCCGCGCCTCTCGCGGAGGGATAG